One Heyndrickxia oleronia genomic window, GCCTGTGGTTTTCGCTGGAATGCTGTAGTGCGTCACGACTATGAGCAAGCATTACAATTAGCAAAGAAGCAGCGTAAACAAAGACAACGTTTACTCGGAAAAGACCAAGGTGGAAAGAAAAAGCTACTCTATCAGCCACCTACTCCAACCTTAGAAGAAGTTGGAGATACACCTTTGGAAACTATTAATCAGGAATTTGCAGAAGAAAAAGATGTAGTCAAAACGCCAATTACAGCTACTTCTACATCCATGAATAAAATCAACGAGGAATTAAATTTGCAGAAGGTTATAAGCTATTTACAATACTTAAATAGCACACAGTTTCAATCAACCATTTTAAAAAGCGAGAATGCAAGATTAAAGCGAGAAAATTTAGATTTAAAACATCAAAACGAGGATTTGCAAAATCGAATCCACGAGCTTGAAAAGAATTCTGTTACAATGCAGGAAGATTATGAAACCATGATGAAAATAATGAATAGAGCTAGAAAGCTTGTACTATTTGAAGAAGATGAACCATCGAATTCAACCTTCAAAATGGATCGCAATGGAAATTTGGAGAAACTGGCGGAGTAATTATAAAGCACATGCTCCTTGTTTAGCCAGCTATGAGAATCAAAAATGGGTAAGCTCCCCGATCTCACCAAAGAGACAGGAGCTGGATAAAGAAAGACCAACATATATAAAAAAGGTACACCCCGTTCTCAAAACATGTGACGGGGTGTACTTGTTGCTATTAAGAATTACCCTACCTTCTTAATTTGCTGTAATTGATACATTTGATAGTACTTTCCTTTACGTTCCATTAATTCCTCATGATTGCCTTTTTCAACAATTTCACCTTTATCTAAAACAAGTATTTGATCAGCGCTACGTATAGTCGATAATCGATGAGCAATGATGAAAGTGGTTCTCCCTTTTTTTAATACATCCATTGCCTCTTGAATCAATGCTTCTGTTTCGGTATCAATATTCGATGTGGCTTCATCTAAAATAAGTATAGCAGGATCAAAAGCTAATGCTCTGGCAAAGGAAATGAGTTGTCGTTGCCCTGATGAAAGTGTGCTACCTTTTTCAATAACTGGTTCATCAATGCCTTTTTCTAGATTTTTCAAGACTTTATCTGCTCCAACATCCTTTAATGCCTTTTCTACAACCTCACGTGTAATCCGCGGATCATTTAGACTTACATTGGTAGCAATCGTACCTGTGAATAAATATGGATCCTGAAGTACAATTGCCATATGCTCTCTCAAACTTTGTATCGATATATTTTTAATGCTAACTCCATCTATTTTTATATTCCCTCTCGTGGAATCATAAAATCTAAACAAGAGATTCATTATCGAACTTTTGCCAGAGCCTGTGTGCCCAACTAATGCAACTGTTTCACCATGTTTTGCTTCAAAGGTTATATTTTTCAACACATCATTATTCTCTTTATAGCCAAAATACACATGGTCAAAGGTCACATCGCCCTTATACCTTGGAATACGCTCATCACTCACATCTGTTCCTTTCTCATTAAGTAATTCAAAAACACGTTCTCCTGCTACTAAGGCCTGCTCCAAGTTGGCCAATTGATTAACCACACCTGTCACTGGTTGGAATAAACGATTGATGTAATCCACAAAAGCATATAAAACACCAAGGGTAACAAAAGAGCCTACACCGATCGAGCCTCCGCCAAAATACCAAATAAAAGCCACAAATGTAATATTCCTTAACACTGAAACTAGATTATGAGAAGTAAGAGCATTTAAGCTTAAAAGTTTATTTTGATAGTTAAAATGTGTTTGATTAAGCTCCTCAAATTCTTCTTTCATCTTTTCTTCACGGCGAAAGGCTTGGATGATATTCATCCCATTAATAGATTCATTAATTGTGGCATTAATTTCGCTGACTTTGGAACGAATCACATGATTATATTTTGAAGCATATTTGCGATAAACGATAACCCAAAGATAAAGTAATGGTAGTAATAGAAGACAAATAG contains:
- a CDS encoding RsfA family transcriptional regulator, whose product is MKDRQDAWTEENDLILAETVLRHVREGSTQLNAFEEVGDRLNRTSAACGFRWNAVVRHDYEQALQLAKKQRKQRQRLLGKDQGGKKKLLYQPPTPTLEEVGDTPLETINQEFAEEKDVVKTPITATSTSMNKINEELNLQKVISYLQYLNSTQFQSTILKSENARLKRENLDLKHQNEDLQNRIHELEKNSVTMQEDYETMMKIMNRARKLVLFEEDEPSNSTFKMDRNGNLEKLAE
- a CDS encoding ABC transporter ATP-binding protein, translating into MKVGKKLVKYAMEYKKFILIALLMLTFSVGAELTGPFIAKKMIDSHVLGIESPWFETVKGKDAVLYEGKYYKRSQYFRTDEQKGKEVRIIQVGKGFYFINGAIQMDGERSYHKGKITIKQGDSIQTLTAKKISTTQLLEFYQPEIPRIIRLILFYFGLLLCASLFQYGQHYYLQKAANRIIQRMRTDIFAHIQKLPIRYFDNLPAGKVVSRITNDTEAIRELYVTVLATFFTSTIYITGIYIALFILNVKLAAICLLLLPLLYLWVIVYRKYASKYNHVIRSKVSEINATINESINGMNIIQAFRREEKMKEEFEELNQTHFNYQNKLLSLNALTSHNLVSVLRNITFVAFIWYFGGGSIGVGSFVTLGVLYAFVDYINRLFQPVTGVVNQLANLEQALVAGERVFELLNEKGTDVSDERIPRYKGDVTFDHVYFGYKENNDVLKNITFEAKHGETVALVGHTGSGKSSIMNLLFRFYDSTRGNIKIDGVSIKNISIQSLREHMAIVLQDPYLFTGTIATNVSLNDPRITREVVEKALKDVGADKVLKNLEKGIDEPVIEKGSTLSSGQRQLISFARALAFDPAILILDEATSNIDTETEALIQEAMDVLKKGRTTFIIAHRLSTIRSADQILVLDKGEIVEKGNHEELMERKGKYYQMYQLQQIKKVG